The nucleotide window GACCCGGTGAAGGACAAGATGCGGCGGTTCGGGTTGTTTCAGCATATGGGGGAAAAGGCCTTTCACCCCACGGTGGGTGCCGCTGTGGATGCCTATCTGGAAGAAAGTGGGGTTGATTGGCAGCCCTAGGTTCTCTGTGCTGGCTGCTTCGCGGACTCACCCGCGAAGCAGCGCACGCCGAGCACGAAGCCGGTCAATCCAGATCAACATGGCACTGGCATACACCGAGACCGCCAGAAACAAGGCCATGCGCACCGCAAAGGCCTTGTACACATCCTGCCCACCCGCACTGTCCTGCACCGACTGCCCCAGCAAGATCAGCAGGGTCGTCAGGCAACTGACCCAGTACGCCGGGCTCTGCCGGTTGGGCACGGCCTGATACAGCCGCCGCGCCAGCCACAGGACGAACAGCAGCACCCAGAGGAAGAACATCCACAAGTGCACGAACAGGCCCAACGCGCCCCACATCAGTATCGCCAACAGGCCGGCAAGCAAGGTCGAACCAATCAGCTCTCGGCTGGCATGCCGTGCGCGGGTTTCCTCGGCCTGCTGCCCCAGGCTTACCGCCTTCATGATCAGCGGCATGTACTGGTCCGGGGCAATCAGCGCCAGCAGAAACGCAGGCATCACGATCAGCGTGGCGCGCAATGCCACCCAGCTGACATGCTCGCTGCCCGGCAGCGGTGGTACAGGTTGCGCCGGTGCTCCCGCAGGTTCGGGAAACAGCACATGCGCCAGCGCCGTGCCCAGCACTGCCAGCAGCATGCCTTTGGCCAGCGCTTCGACCACCGACAGCGCCAAGGTGAAGTCGCTGGTGCCGGCGGCGGCGATCATGGTCAGGCCGACCACCAGCAAGTTGGCCAGCAGGCCGTTGCCGCCCTCAAGGGCGTAGCGCAAGGTGAGAAAAACGCCTACGCCCACCAGCAACACCCCGCTCAGCGGTGCGTGGCGCAACAGCGGAATCAGCAACAGCCCGCTGCCACAGGCGAGCAGTACCAGCACCGCCAGGGCCGGCGCCGCTCGCAGGGGCAGTGGCTGGCTGCGCATGGCCAGCAACAGCACGGCGAACACCGGTGCCAGGATCGGCACCGGCAAGCCAATGCCAAAACTCACCGCCAGGCACAGCGCCACACCCCAGGCCAGGCGCAGGGCGCGCAGGCGACGCAATTCAATAGGCATAGGACAACCAGCTCATCA belongs to Pseudomonas putida NBRC 14164 and includes:
- a CDS encoding DUF2955 domain-containing protein — translated: MPIELRRLRALRLAWGVALCLAVSFGIGLPVPILAPVFAVLLLAMRSQPLPLRAAPALAVLVLLACGSGLLLIPLLRHAPLSGVLLVGVGVFLTLRYALEGGNGLLANLLVVGLTMIAAAGTSDFTLALSVVEALAKGMLLAVLGTALAHVLFPEPAGAPAQPVPPLPGSEHVSWVALRATLIVMPAFLLALIAPDQYMPLIMKAVSLGQQAEETRARHASRELIGSTLLAGLLAILMWGALGLFVHLWMFFLWVLLFVLWLARRLYQAVPNRQSPAYWVSCLTTLLILLGQSVQDSAGGQDVYKAFAVRMALFLAVSVYASAMLIWIDRLRARRALLRG